The following coding sequences lie in one Pirellulales bacterium genomic window:
- the flhF gene encoding flagellar biosynthesis protein FlhF, with amino-acid sequence MEIRTYRASSMQEALRLVRSDLGPGAAVLHTREAPLGRLLRWLPGVRRIEVTASNDVVVPHRYPAPADTSDDAPAPHNHAEPNAAPTGDLARKINELQAMVEDLCRRSRGPSTPELPESLFGLYAELIDCEMPEDVARDLMERVRSEALPHELGDAAALRTRVVQIIEREIAVQPPIALAPGRCRVVALVGPTGVGKTTTIAKLAANFRLREKWNVGLITVDTYRIAAVEQLRTYADIIDLPMQVVSTPREMREAVDRMAHLDLVLLDTAGRSPRDEVKIRELRALLSEARADEVHLVLSSAASGANLINTADRFAAAGTTSLILTKLDEASGLGHLLPALRSARLPLSYLTNGQNVPDDIETAQPRRVAQVVLNVAARS; translated from the coding sequence ATGGAAATCAGGACTTATCGTGCCAGTTCGATGCAGGAAGCATTGCGGCTCGTCCGCAGCGATCTAGGGCCCGGCGCCGCCGTGCTGCATACGCGGGAAGCGCCGCTGGGCCGGCTGCTGCGATGGCTGCCGGGCGTGCGAAGGATCGAGGTCACGGCGTCGAACGACGTCGTCGTGCCGCACCGGTATCCCGCGCCAGCGGATACAAGCGACGACGCGCCCGCGCCGCACAACCACGCCGAGCCTAATGCCGCTCCGACGGGAGACCTGGCGCGCAAGATCAACGAATTGCAGGCGATGGTCGAAGACCTGTGCCGGCGCAGCCGCGGCCCCTCGACGCCGGAGCTGCCCGAATCGCTCTTTGGCCTGTATGCCGAGCTGATCGATTGTGAAATGCCTGAGGACGTGGCGCGCGACCTGATGGAGCGCGTACGGAGTGAAGCGCTGCCGCACGAGCTGGGCGATGCCGCCGCGCTGCGGACGCGCGTCGTGCAAATCATCGAACGCGAAATCGCGGTGCAGCCGCCGATTGCGCTCGCCCCGGGTCGCTGCCGCGTGGTGGCCTTGGTCGGGCCGACCGGCGTCGGCAAGACGACGACCATCGCCAAACTGGCCGCCAATTTCCGGTTGCGCGAAAAATGGAACGTCGGCCTGATCACGGTCGACACGTACAGGATCGCGGCGGTCGAGCAGCTGCGCACCTACGCCGACATCATCGACCTGCCGATGCAAGTAGTGAGCACGCCCCGTGAGATGCGCGAGGCCGTGGATCGCATGGCACATCTCGACCTGGTGCTGCTCGACACGGCAGGCCGCAGCCCGCGCGACGAAGTCAAGATTCGCGAGCTGCGGGCGCTGTTGTCCGAAGCGCGGGCCGATGAAGTCCACCTGGTTCTGTCCAGTGCCGCCAGCGGCGCGAACCTGATCAACACCGCCGATCGCTTTGCCGCCGCCGGCACCACCTCCCTGATTCTGACCAAGCTGGACGAGGCCAGCGGACTGGGGCACTTACTGCCGGCCTTGCGCAGCGCGCGGTTGCCCTTGAGTTATCTGACCAACGGACAGAACGTACCGGACGACATCGAAACGGCTCAGCCGCGTCGCGTCGCGCAGGTCGTGCTGAATGTCGCTGCCCGTTCTTAA
- a CDS encoding AAA family ATPase, with amino-acid sequence MSDQAFRLRTLMHEGARRSHASAHAAPVMLAVAGGKGGVGATTLAVNLGVALAQDGRRVLLVDADAERADVAAQCGLSDCPTIADVLSGLRSLHEAIQRGPSGLQVLPGRWRAQASVEWTSRNQESLLDGLRGLGQHTDVVLLDVGASINPVSRTFWRAVDEVLLVTSADSVAVMDAYATVKAHATEKRVLRVATIINQAADLHAAQDAHTRLQRACRRFLGVETRVLGSIPFDAAIRDTAAAQPFVVQAPRSAAADELSRIAGRALTSAARSFAPAEGTRELQTAAAMSAR; translated from the coding sequence ATGTCTGATCAAGCCTTTCGCCTGCGAACACTCATGCACGAGGGAGCGCGCCGCAGTCATGCGAGCGCGCACGCTGCGCCCGTCATGCTGGCCGTGGCAGGGGGCAAGGGGGGCGTCGGCGCCACGACGCTGGCGGTGAATTTGGGAGTTGCCCTGGCCCAGGACGGCCGGCGCGTCCTGTTGGTCGACGCCGACGCCGAGCGGGCCGACGTCGCGGCGCAGTGCGGACTGTCCGATTGCCCGACGATCGCCGACGTCTTGTCCGGCCTGCGCTCTCTGCACGAAGCCATTCAGCGCGGTCCGTCCGGGCTGCAAGTCCTGCCCGGTCGCTGGCGCGCGCAGGCTTCGGTCGAATGGACTTCGCGGAATCAGGAATCGTTACTGGACGGTTTGCGCGGCCTGGGCCAGCACACCGACGTCGTGCTGTTGGACGTCGGCGCGAGCATCAACCCGGTTTCACGGACCTTCTGGCGTGCCGTCGACGAGGTTTTGCTCGTGACTTCGGCCGACAGCGTGGCGGTCATGGATGCTTATGCCACGGTCAAGGCGCATGCCACCGAAAAACGCGTCCTGCGGGTCGCCACGATCATCAATCAAGCGGCCGATTTGCACGCGGCCCAAGACGCGCATACACGCTTGCAACGTGCGTGCCGGCGTTTCCTGGGCGTCGAAACACGCGTGTTGGGATCGATCCCCTTCGACGCTGCCATCCGGGATACGGCGGCGGCGCAACCCTTTGTGGTGCAGGCACCCCGCTCGGCGGCCGCCGACGAGCTATCACGTATCGCCGGCCGCGCGCTCACGTCCGCGGCTCGATCGTTCGCACCGGCGGAGGGCACGCGAGAGTTGCAGACCGCAGCGGCGATGTCCGCACGATGA
- a CDS encoding FliA/WhiG family RNA polymerase sigma factor, which yields MVTTMAAEEVTQIWEAFKADPNNQDLRNRLVEMYLPLVKYNGERIWSRLPEGVELDDLVSAGVFGLMDAIDAFDLTRGVKFETYCVPRIRGAMLDELRTMDWVPRLVRSKASKLNEGIKTLETKLGRQPSEAELSEHMGISVAELEKMMLDASAVNLISLNKKWYETDSYKDVREIDILEDKKGEDPTRRIQKNDLMRLVTKGLNRNERLIIILYYYEELTMKEIGATLDLSESRVSQMHSSIVQRLQSQLERRRPEFST from the coding sequence ATGGTAACGACGATGGCTGCCGAAGAGGTGACCCAGATCTGGGAGGCTTTCAAGGCAGATCCCAATAATCAGGACCTGCGCAATCGCCTGGTCGAAATGTACCTGCCGCTCGTGAAATACAACGGCGAGCGCATCTGGTCCCGACTGCCCGAAGGGGTCGAACTCGACGACCTGGTATCGGCGGGCGTCTTCGGCCTGATGGACGCGATCGACGCCTTCGACCTGACGCGCGGCGTGAAATTCGAGACCTACTGCGTGCCCCGGATTCGCGGCGCCATGCTCGACGAGCTGCGCACGATGGACTGGGTGCCCCGCCTGGTGCGCTCGAAGGCCAGCAAGCTCAACGAAGGGATCAAGACGCTGGAAACGAAACTCGGCCGCCAGCCGTCCGAAGCCGAACTTTCGGAGCACATGGGCATCAGCGTCGCCGAACTCGAAAAGATGATGCTCGACGCCAGCGCCGTCAATCTGATCAGTCTGAACAAGAAATGGTACGAGACCGACAGCTACAAGGATGTCCGCGAAATCGACATTCTCGAAGACAAGAAGGGGGAAGACCCCACGCGCCGCATCCAGAAAAACGACCTGATGCGACTGGTCACCAAGGGCCTGAATCGCAACGAGCGGTTGATCATCATCCTCTACTACTACGAGGAGCTGACGATGAAGGAGATCGGCGCCACGCTCGATCTCTCGGAAAGCCGCGTCAGCCAGATGCACAGCTCGATCGTGCAGCGGCTGCAAAGCCAGCTCGAGCGGCGCCGCCCCGAGTTCAGCACGTAG